One genomic window of Pelmatolapia mariae isolate MD_Pm_ZW linkage group LG5, Pm_UMD_F_2, whole genome shotgun sequence includes the following:
- the fbxo2 gene encoding F-box only protein 2 has product MARNLLKNPSGEDELKFWELIENGGSQWKVEDMPGDCGHDFCSEGVTKYFATSFELCLKRQVIDLLAEGFSSGQLDAQPPVTVQDWYCGRTDCGCTYQMTVCLLDEKDEVIQEFRPDSVTLDPDCDDCSWKQVSHTFSDYGPGMRFISFEHGGQDTKFWDGWFGVRVTGSSVTIEV; this is encoded by the exons ATGGCCAGAAACCTGCTGAAGAACCCCAGCGGAGAAG ATGAGCTGAAATTCTGGGAGCTGATAGAGAATGGTGGGAGCCAGTGGAAGGTGGAGGACATGCCGGGAGACTGTGGTCATGACTTTTGCAGTGAAGGAGTGACTAAATACTTTGCAACCTCCTTTGA GCTGTGTCTGAAGAGGCAGGTGATTGACCTGCTGGCAGAGGGATTCTCATCTGGACAGCTGGATGCTCAGCCTCCTGTCACAGTACAAGACTG GTACTGTGGGAGGACGGACTGTGGCTGCACCTACCAGATGACCGTGTGTCTGCTAGATGAGAAAGACGAAGTCATACAGGAGTTCAGACCAGATTCGGTGACTCTGGACCCCGACTGTGATGACTGCTCATGGAAACAG GTTAGCCACACGTTTTCTGACTATGGCCCTGGGATGCGTTTCATTTCCTTTGAACATGGAGGACAAGACACTAAGTTCTGGGATGGCTGGTTTGGAGTCCGTGTCACTGGAAGCTCCGTTACTATTGAGGTTTAA